A window of Tachyglossus aculeatus isolate mTacAcu1 chromosome 21, mTacAcu1.pri, whole genome shotgun sequence genomic DNA:
GCTACCCAGAGGCAGCCAGCCCCCAGCGAGGGCTGCGAGTCCAAAAGCAGGCCCCGGGCCCGACTCGCGCTCTTGCCTTCCGGACGCTGTCCCCTCGGCCCCTCGCTCAGCTCACCGCAGAGCAGCCGGGACTCTGGGCCTTCAGGTGACCCCAGGGGCACCATGGCGGTGCTGAAGCCGTGCCCTCGTCCGCCCTGAAGTCGTCCCAGCCAGGTTGTGGGACAGCCCGACGAGGTCAGTGGGGCGTCCCCACCTTGCTTTTGCGGGCGGAAAGCCTAGTCGTCCCTTGGCCGCTGTAGAAACGCCGCCACGCCTGTGAGCCGGGCAGAGTTGGTTGGAACCGCTTAACCCAGTAACCCCGAGCCCCCCGTCCTCCTCGGAATTTTCTTTGTATTTTCCTAAGATTATAGGACGATCCGTCCGTTCCTGTGGAAAACAGTCGCTGACGCTAAGTAACGCCCCTCTGGGGAGGAGGTTTCCGGGAGCGGTTGTAGAACCCCCAAGGGCCCCGTCCCGAGCCCTACGGACTGTAAGCGCGCGACCGCCGGCGGCTCTCCTTCTTTGCACCCCGCGCCGGTACGTTGACGAGGTGGCACCGGGACACAGCGGCTCTTCTACAGGAGGCGACAGCTTGGCTGTCATCGCTACCCCGGgggtctccctctcctcccgtaACTCCCCACCACCGGATCGTCGACCACCCAGGCCCCCGACCCGTCACGCCCCACTGACCTCGCGGCAGCTGCGAGAGACGCCCCGGCGGGCTCCGGTCCCCTTCCGCACGTGCGTGCCAGTGCTGAGCTGGAGCGccctgccccgcctggggctccGATGGGCCTTCTTTAATCCAAGAGCAAGTAACCGCCCGGTTGGACaccctcctcgtcgtcgtcgtcgtcgtctggCTTGCCGCTTCTCACGGAATCGAAGAACTGTATCTATTGTATATTATTGTGAATATCGGACACTGCGGGGGTGCGGCGTCTAGGAGGCTGGGTCCGGGGGAGCCGAGAACGGGAAAGAGGAAGAGCGAGCCCCCGCCCCGGGGTGCTCCGTGGCCCtccgtgcgcgcgcgcgtgtgtgtgtgtgaatggcaAGTAGGTGGGAGTTTTTAGCATTAGAGGCGTTGGTGATCGGCGCCAGCCTGCGTTCTTAAGAAGCCTGTATTCACGTCCATTTTATGAAATATTTTTCTGCTAAGAGAAAGGTAAACTGAGGCCTGATATTTACTTCGGAAACCTATTCCGTTTCCTGGCAGGCACTGTCAGAAAAGCCGCGGTCTCTTCCTTGAGAGTCAGGGCAAGCACAGGCAGGAGCAGAGGCGGTGATGAGGCCGCGTCAGTCGGGGGACCGGGACGGGGACCCCGGGACTTACGTCGAGGATCCGAGGagtctttcatttccttcctGACCCGCTCAGAAGCCCTTCCGTGTGGCCGAAACAGCTTCCTTTTTCttattcctctgcctctccccttcttccccctccctcgggTGGATTGGCAACCTTGTTCGTTAGCTACCTCCCCGGAAGGGGTTTTGGGAAGCTTCGGCTGATCCCTTTCGCCTCGTCGGATGACAGCTGTGAGTAAGAGACCTGCTGCTAACATTACTGTTTCTCCTCCAAACCTACCCAGTCCCTTGGCCCGGAGAACATGCTGTAAAGTTCCTTGCTGTATATTTATTACAATTATTTATGGTTGCATTTAATAATCTTTTTCTTTGATTCTATGCTGTTTACACCCGTGCTGTGTAAAGGAGGCGTGCCACAGGAAAGTCACAATAAATAACCTTCATCTAATTTTGATTTATCTGGAGAGTTGTGGTGTCATCTGTTGCTGTTGAGATTGACTGTGCCCCGCTGACTTTGACTAATTAACCCCTTATCCTGAATGAGAAACTATTCCTAAAAATGGTTGCTTTGCACAAACTGGATTTTACTACCCCCGAGGCCTGTACTTATAAaaacatcttttaaaaaaaaaagtttcatccCTCTTCCCTCCGACTGCACAAATGGAAGGTGGCTCAGAGACCCAATTTGCCCTCTGCTAAACTTTCCTCTTGAGCAATCCCCCAGACAGCTAGAGAGGAAACTGCTGCtcctcatttgtatttattagaaACTGATTTGTATATATTTTGTTCAAAGTGGGGGGAAGCGAGCTCGAGTACTGAGGCAACCGGCCTGACTTTTGAAAAGAAACGTGGTCTTCCCTGCCTGGTTGGCCTCTCACATCACTTGGTGTGATGGGACTCGCTCCTGGCaacacccaggcccctgccagTAAAGTCGCGTGCTTTTAATACCTTGTCCTGGCTTTCTCCAGAATCTAAACAGTTCTTTTGGCTGACGTGGCCTTATAATGTCATTATTTGGAAAGACAAGGCCTCAAGTGGCACATCAGTCAGTGGCTTTCACCAAGCGCCAGGGCAGAGACAGTCTAATGAACACACTTTTCAGGAGTCCAGCTTCCTGCCTCGCTCTCATGTAAAATGGCAGCAACTTTCCCCCCTTTACTGCTTCAATAAGGGTGCTCTGGTGCTTCAGAATTTAGTTGAGCTTAGCTTATACTTAAGCCTAGctgcccccaactccctccccctctactgACTCTTTCCTCCCCTAAAGTCGGACTATCTCTGAACGCACCTGTTATGAATGTTGACTGTTGTTTCCTAGCTAGGACAGACGTGTTGGGTGGGGAGACAACTGACTCTCTCTGCAACTCAGGGCAGCGCGAGTGGACGGTCCCAGGACGAATGCCATCTTTTGATCCACCTCAGGGACAAGCAGTGACTTTGCCAGCCCTTTAAGCTGGTTCCCTGCTAGGGTCAGTATTCTTAGGCAAGCCCATCCTAGTGTCCACCCCCTGTGACCTGATAACGGCCAAAGCTGGAGTTCTCACACCCAGTCAATTGTGGTGTGATCAGGGGCCTCAATCGGCCCAAAGACttccccattttctcctctttgCTTGGCCCCTGGCTCGTCAGGCACTGAAACAGACCACGCAGCTCAGCTCTTCTAGGAGTACAAACTTTATTTCTCTTATTACAAGGAACTTAAAAAAAGAGGCTCGGAAACTGGGCTTGCGAAGCCGAATTACGGAACTGGGAGTCTCTGTCGTTCAGCCCCCGACAACCCAATCCTGACCCTGCTTCAAACCGAAAACGTTAAGTCGAACCTGGATTAAGTGGAGCACTTTTGCTCGCAAATAAATTTGTGTTTCGTGTGTACCTCGAGGGGCCTGCCGGTGTGACTGTGGCCTAAGCTCCCCGGGCCTTAGTATGGGAgcctctttcttcccctgccaCATGGAGGAGGTTACTCGCCCCTGGGCCAGAAATattggactggggagggggaaagctgaggcTGGAGCTTAGAAGCTCAAAACCCAACACCCCCAGGAAGCGACCCCTTGGCTGAGCTGCTGTTGCGAGCTTCCTGAGGAGGGGTCCCAACCTTTAAGGTGAGCCTCCCTCATGCCAAAGCACCTCCCGTCGATTCCATGCATGGATTTcggagggggtcggggggagggacgGGAATGGGATAGCTGGCATCAGAGCGGGCTTGCCAAGGCCCATCGCGGAACGAGTTCACATAGAGCACAGCTGATCGGAGccctcccccactacctcctctcccctcccgcccccccccgacaaagaaaacagcaccagagAAAAGCCGCTGCAACGGTGTAAGAGCTGGAGCCAACGGGGCTCCCGGCCAGGAAGGAAGGCCCTAGCCCGGGAGCCGGACATCTCTACAACACATCGATCCACAAGCTGAAGCGGTCATGTTTCTGCACAGCCCCTACTGGGTCTAATGTCGCACCACCACCCGCCcaaacccccgccccccgcccccgccacatCACAATTTAAAAAGTTAAAAAACGCGCCCCCCCTGCCTAGAAAATTTAAAATCCAGAAAGGGTCTCTGCTCCAGGGGGGTGAAGAGCCAGGATCCACACCAGGGCAAGTGCTGTTGTGCATAGTAAGAGACAAAAAGCGGCTCGAAGGGCCCAGCTTCACAGGGTTATTCCTCCTCTCGCTCGGAATCACTGGTCCCTGGCTTCTGCGGCTTTGCCTGTCGGAACAGAACACGCTGGGTGGACCACACCCACCGCCACTGCTCCGGCCACGCAAAGGGACAACGGTAATAGCCGGGGGTCTCGCCTCCGCCATCCCCGCTCCCCCCGCCTCTAAGGCCCGTTTAACCGAGGGGATCTGGGAGCGGGGCCCTGTGGcgtcccttccccccgccccaagaCGGAGGGAATTTATTCTCCATTTAAATATGAGCAGAACCAATGGCCATCTTGGATTCCCCACTgcctacacctgtatatatgtttgtacatgtttattctatttattttattttgttaatgtttcgttttgttctctgtctcccccttctagactgtgagcccactgttgggtagggaccgtctctatatgttgccaacttggacttcccaagcgcttagtacagtgctctgcacgcagtaagcgctcaataaatacgattgaatgaatgaatggttcccaaACCAAGAGAAACCTGAGTGAGTGTGCGCGCTCTACTGCTTGATAACCCACTAACCTGAGCTAGGCAGCACTTTACATCTCAACAGCCCCGAATCTGTTCATCAGAGCCACTGAGGGGGGCATAAAGGAATGGCCGTCCGGCTCCTAGAGAGGCGGGCAGGCAGCGGCTCCCAGGGCACAGGCCCCGAAGCCGGCCAACAATACCTTTGTGGTTCTGTTTCGGAAGCTGGCTGTCGCAGGGGTGAGGCGCGGAGTCCTTCCTCCGTCGTTCTTCGCGCTACAATGACCGGACACGGGACTGAACTCCAGATGTCTGAAAGGGGCCAAGACTGAAAGGGTGAAACCTCTGGCTCTGAAGAGTGGGACGCGAGGGATGCCTGAGAGGGCCGGATGCCACCTTGAGCGTGCGAGAGACAGGGCTACGGACAGGCTAAAGCATCCTCGCAAACGTGTACGgaaaaatctctctctccctcaaagtGGCCGCTAGCCTAGCCCAACCCCAAAAGGCCAAAGATAAACGTTAGCATTCTTCTTCGGGTCTCTGTCATCAAGGGAGGAAGTCAATGACCTAAACCAGTTGGGGCCAGGTCGATTCcgttaattaaataataataatgatggcattagttaagcgcttactatgtgccaagcaccgttctaagcgctggggggatacaaggaaatcaggttgtcccacgtggggctcacagtcttcatccccattttacagacgagggaactgaggcacagagaagctaagcgacatgcccaaagtcacacagctgacaagtggtggagccgggattggaacccatgacctctgattcccaggcccggcctctttctactgagccactctgttaaACCAAATAATTTGTTCACACTCCTAAGCTGGATCGGAAACACTGAGAGAGCTCACAtcccacttactttgtgccctcTGTCGAATGGGCAAGGGACACTTTCCAAGTCTGAGTTAAATAAATATCGCCGCGGCCCCCTCCGGCTAAGAGCgctctctcccagcccccggACCCGCGTCGCCACTCACCTCGGTCCGTGTCTCACCGGAGGAGGCCGCGGGAAGCCGGACATGAGGCTTCTCAGGGTAGAAGCCGCGCGGGGTGCGGACCCCTGAGTTGAGGCCCAAGCCTGGACTGAGGGGGCCCCGACTCCGCCCCCTCAAGTCCTGGGCCTCCAGGAGGTTGGGCTTCGGGGTTTGGGGTGGCGTCAAGGGCCCACTGGCCCTGGTAGCCAGAGGCTTTGGCAGGTAGTTTCGTGTGACTGCTAGGTTGCTCAGAGGtctgctggggggcaggggatacAAGGACCTGTTGGTCCCGTCCGGCTTGACGTCCTCTAAGTAGCATGACGGAAGGTCCCCTGCAAAGAGAGACGggcaggagtcagtcagtcagtcagagagGAGACAGCACCtcagaagctgaggcacagggagagaaCAAGAAAACCCACAAAGCTCAGCCAGAGGGAAAGATCATCTGTCGGAGAGGAATGAGCCTCCTCTACAAAGCTTGAGGGCCCACAAGGCTCGTTAACTGACGAAATGTAAATACGTTGGAACCGTACTGAaggtgagtcttctagactgtgagcccgctgttgggcaggcaccgtctctatacgttgccaacttgtacttcccaagcgcttagtacagtgctctgcacacggtaagcgctcaatgaatatgattgaatgaatgaatgaaccggaaaGTCAGTAGTGAAAatgctatttaatcaatcaatcaatcgtatgtattgagcgcttactgtactaagtgcttgggaagtacaagttggcaacattgagagccggtccctacccaacagcgggctcacagtctagaagggggagacagaacaaaactaaacatattaacaaaacaaaataaatagaatagatatgtacaagtaaaataaatggagtaataaatatgtacaaacatacaggtgctgtggggaagggaaggaggtaagacggggggaaattcacacagctgacaattggtggagccgggatttgaacccatgacctctgactccaaagcccgtgctctttccgctgagccacgccgctgctcGTGCTTATTTACTGTAGCTTTCCGTAGTCCAGACTGAGGTTCAAACATTTCTGAGATAAGAACATCTGGGAAACTAGCCCAGACCTTGTCTGGCAAGCGCAGAGGGCAATACGCAGGGACGATGAACACAACCTTCAGCCCCCAAAGTCTCCTAGGGGCGGGGGGATTCCGAGTTAGGATCGGCTGCCCCCCGCTCCCAGGGGCAGGAAGGCCAGAGATTGGGCGGCCCCAGGTCAGACTCCACGCGCGGACAAGAGCCCCAAGAGATGAGCGTGTCCCTAGCTGTTAGTACCCTGGTGTCTGAGCCGCCGCCGGGTCAGCTCTGGGGACGTGTCCTTCTGCAAGTTGTCCTGCTTGGGAAGCCAAGGGTCAGTGGGCAGCCGCCTCTCAGCTGGGGTGCCAGTGGCCGGGCGGAGGTCACATTGGTCCTTCCAAGAGAAATGACAGTTAGTTCCCAGGCAGCAGGCTCTCTCCCATAGTCGGGGGAAGACAGAGGACAACATGCAGTGCTCAGAAATCTCCCTTCAGGGTTCAGGGCACTGGAATGCAATCACAACTACCTGACCACCTCCGAGGAAGGATGGTGAGAAGACAAAAAGACCACAACTACCTGACCACCTCCGAGGAAGGACGGCGAGAAGACAAAAGGACCTGGAATGGGCTCTTGTTGGAAAGCCTGCGCCAACAACGGTAGGTACTAACACGGAAATCTAACATCTGAAGACGGGAGCCCACCGGATTTTGGACTTTGTCGGGGGTGGGGCGGGCAGTTAAATGCATTCGCTGACTGGCAGGGCTTAAGGGCCCCTAGGAGGAGGCAATCGCAAACCTGGGCCCCTCATCTGCTGCAGGAGAATGAAACTCCTTCTGGACTACGGGAAAAAGCCCAGaactggagacctgggtttgagtcctaGCTCCATCGCTGGTCTACAACTggcctcaacctctctgggccccgcttctccatctgtaaaatggaggtaagacggaccgtgagcctcaggtgggagggagactgtgtccaatctcctaCCTTCGTATTCATCCCCAAGACCGGCACGTAAGAACAAGCCTTTTCTAAGTACAAGTGGTCATCGGGCTTGAAGGGCGGATTCCCCTGCCCGGGAATTTGCTCCCAGGACAGATTGGGTGTGGGAAGGCAGACTGTGTGCCACACTGGCTGGGGAAGGCAAGTCTCAACTCTCACGGCACATCCGCTGACTAAAACCAAACGCCTTCTCCTCCCTGGCTAGCTCAAAGCCTCAGTTAATCCCCTCAAAGAGAGACCAGAAGCTGGACCTTCTGGAATTAACTGCCAACCCAGCCCCCGATAGATCAGAAAAGGGTAGCGGGGACCAGCTGCCTGGTCAGTATGGGATGACCCTCGCGACGACCCCTCTAgatactgtggacagggaatctattgttgtattgtactctcccaagggcttagtacagtgctctgcccaccgtaggtgctcaataaatatgaatgaacggcAGAGGTGATGGAGCTAGAGAAACAGCAGCTGTGGGGAACTCAAGGCCACAAAAGCCGGTGGGGGCAAGTGGGGTGGACGAAGAGAAGGGGGTTGAGTGGGGAGGAGGCCTGATACCTGGTGATGGAAGAGTATCTCCTCTTCCAACTGAACACCGCAGAATTCACAGGGGATGATGATGCTGCCTTCCGCTAAGGGCCCAGCGGGCAGCTCCAACAGCGAACGATACCTGCTACCTGGGGCCCGGGTGGCCGGCAACTCCAAGAAACTCCGGAAATGGCCTGTGTGGTCTCGCTGGGGACTTGGGGAGGAGCTCCTTTTACGGAATGAAGCCAGGACGCTTGCCGGGTTACAACCAGTCTGTAATTCAGGGGTTTTGTGGTTAGCCCCACGAGTAGAAACTTGAAATCAAAGCCAGCGATATCAAAGATCGATCGGCTAGCCCAGCCAAGAAATTTCCCTCCTATGTACACTACAGAAAATGTCTTGAGATCTTTAACCCTCCCTGTTGAAGAGAACACAGCCTCTCTCTTCCCACAACTCCAGCCCGCCTTCCCCTGACCTTGCTACACTTCACACACTGGTGGTGGCCAGAGCCCTTATCATGGAGCTTTTGGTCCTGCTACAGCCCTCCAAGAATTGCAGGGGAGGCTGGATGCTGGTGATCTTTCACTCAGTTTCTCCCCTGCACCTCCTTCTAAGAGACGCCCAACTTACCTGGTGGAGGATCAAATCTTCCTCAGGGTAAAGCTCCTCACAAAACTCACAGGGCAGCATGGTCTTGTAATCTGCATTAATGGTAACAGGGCACACCCAATCAGGAGAAAGTGACTTTCCAGTGGAAGTGCTGCATGCTGTGTTGgggaagtggtggtggtggaggcaaAGAGGTTGTagagtaaacactcagaaaaGGGTTCACCTCCTTTTTCCAAAATTCTAAATGCTACAATGGCTcctttcaaacacacacacacacacacacacacacacacacacacacacacacaatataccACCACCAGTAGTAGCCACGATACTCACTAAGCACAAACCATcagcagaacactggactaagtacctGGAAACATTAAAGCATGGTCCCCTGCCTttcaggagcttagagtctaatggtCAGACATGAATCTTCACATACCCAGAAGGTAAGACGTTCACAGCACAGCAATCGTAGATTACTACTAACAGACACATAAATACTAACGCAAGTGGCACCTGCTTGTGTGCTGCGTCCAGCCTAGCTGCAGCTGGGATGTGAGAACAGTGCTCCTGCCCCACATGCACCTGTCAGTTGGCTGAAGCCCGTGTTGGCTTCACGGAGGCAAGAGAGAAGCCCAGCACCCAAGTGAGGTTCAAACTGAGAAAGAACTCCAAAGGCCTTCATGGGCCTCGACTAAGAGGAGCAAGACCCTCGCTGCCCTGGGGCCTTCCGAGCAGGAACGGAGACCCTGGGGAGTCTGGTGGTAGGGGAGTCCTGGGCTTGGCCTGGCTGATGCTCATGGCTCTACGCGGTGGAGTCCTGGGGTCTGAGGCCTTGGGACACTACCTATGCCAACAGAAGGCTGACTACAAGTTCACTGGGAGAAGAAATCCGATGCAAAGAAGACTTCAAAGGAGAGAGAGGTTGTTTCAGTTCTTCCAATTGAACCATTATTGGAACAAAAACAACATAGGGGACTTCTAAAattactctttcaagtgtttacaAAAACAAAATGCCACTGTAGATCACGCCTTCCCAGctcccgcataataataataataataatagtaatggtatttgttaagtgcttactatgtgccaagcactgttctaagcactggggtagatacgaggtaatcaggttgttccacgtgggcctcacagtcttaatccccattttacagatgaggtaactgaggcagagagaagtgaagtgacttgcccaaaatcacaaagctgacaagtggcagagccaggattagaacccacgacctctgactcccaagcccgggctcttgccact
This region includes:
- the TRAFD1 gene encoding LOW QUALITY PROTEIN: TRAF-type zinc finger domain-containing protein 1 (The sequence of the model RefSeq protein was modified relative to this genomic sequence to represent the inferred CDS: deleted 1 base in 1 codon), coding for MAEVGEQETQLCDNCKREIPVPNFTIHEIHCRRNLGICHICKEPIPKSEMKNHMELEHTQVTCKCNMKLEKWQLKNHEDLECPLRLVVCQHCELELSFVKLKDHEDYCGARTELCGGCGRNVMVKDRKAHPEVCGKEDEEKREARSRPHPDYENDGANEAWFVSQTIKNLLGPDDTTRPLRRLPRPLEDRFCSHLSVDEFFRSANRRNVDQNLADEQARLERSKTNLPPPVYGDENSHLDYMLALSLQNESGLHSSSLNPEIENFWTALYRKDSSPSRGFSRAQDDRAYPFDSVLSVDSPNEMKDYKTMLPCEFCEELYPEEDLILHQTGCNPASVLASFRKRSSSPSPQRDHTGHFRSFLELPATRAPGSRYRSLLELPAGPLAEGSIIIPCEFCGVQLEEEILFHHQDQCDLRPATGTPAERRLPTDPWLPKQDNLQKDTSPELTRRRLRHQGDLPSCYLEDVKPDGTNRSLYPLPPSRPLSNLAVTRNYLPKPLATRASGPLTPPQTPKPNLLEAQDLRGRSRGPLSPGLGLNSGVRTPRGFYPESLMSGFPRPPPVRHGPRHLEFSPVSGHCSAKNDGGRTPRLTPATASFRNRTTKAKPQKPGTSDSEREEE